The following coding sequences are from one Humulus lupulus chromosome X, drHumLupu1.1, whole genome shotgun sequence window:
- the LOC133806591 gene encoding uncharacterized protein LOC133806591, which translates to MTSNIGEVIFSTTSATKIYINLEIDYVTSLIERFSTTSNRVQDIESSNVNKFSLEEEMFLNRLSIKEILETNWDDQVKECITTIRCKIIGIDNTFGWYKIHIRVMDKTGETTFVLFNVVAEKLLDTSAHKLFNRLSSNNNNIPTEIETLCGKDFVYKLRLNEYNLKEGLENFTVSKIFVPDEKLERDHELKKARKEKVAGNDGDEKLRVRKENHSQDVGYHDLEDSMEDYDLTIQSRKRKKHIVVDDD; encoded by the exons ATGACTTCAAATATAGGTGAAGTCATTTTTTCTACAACAAGTGCaaccaaaatatatattaatcttGAAATAGATTATGTGACATCTTTAATTGAGAGATTTTCCACCACCTCCAATCGAGTGCAAGATATTGAAAGCTCCAATGTCAATAAGTTTTCTCTTGAGGAAGAGATGTTCCTCAACCGCTTGAGTATTAAAGAAATATTAGAGACTAATTGGGATGATCAAGTCAAG GAGTGCATTACTACAATAAGGTGCAAAATTATTGGTATAGACAACACTTTTGGATG GTACAAAATACATATAAGAGTCATGGATAAAACTGGAGAAACAACTTTTGTCTTATTTAATGTTGTAGCTGAAAAATTACTTGATACATCTGCGCACAAGTTATTCAATAGGTTATCttcaaacaataataatattccTACAGAGATTGAAACTCTTTGTGGAAAAGATTTTGTTTATAAGTTAAGATTGAACGAATATAACTTGAAAGAGGGTCTTGAAAATTTTACCGTATCTAAGATTTTTGTGCCTGATGAGAAATTAGAGCGAGACCATGAATTAAAGAAGGCAAGGAAG GAAAAAGTTGCTGGAAATGATGGAGATGAGAAACTAAGGGTAAGGAAAGAAAATCATTCTCAAGATGTG GGTTATCATGATTTGGAGGATTCTATGGAAGACTATGATCTCACAATTCAAAGTAGAAAGAGAAAAAAACATATTGTAGTTGATGATGATTAA